cgggtagtccctccttgtttcagtcctgtttacatctgtttggtgcctaatgaaaaCGACCCTGGTCCACTAAGAAGGGACCAAAAATACAGCATTTTGGACCCAGGAGCATCTTACCTGGATTCATTCCGTCCCTGCTTTTCCACAGGCCGGAGCTTCTTCTTGATGATTGGCAGTTTGGTTGTGTCAATCACTTTGGTCTCCCCACTACTATAGGTGAACTCCAGGGTTCCGTTCCACTCCCCCTGGGCCTTGCACACAATAGTGTTGGTCGGATTGTGTTTGACCTCTGCAGTCACCCTGAGAGGAACATAGCAGCCATGTTCAGAAGATTAACTTTGTGGCAGCCCATCATTGCTCAACATTACTCGTATGATATATTGTGCTGCCATAGTAATATTGAATTACGGTGAGGTCaaaaagtatttggacagtggaatatttttttgttatttagaatgtttGATATttatgtaactttctcactcgtcatgattcacaattcattcatgattatcccgtaatcatggtagcatccacattaacgtAGAAGTGATTAGAAACATAtgatattcttatttacaataaaagtggcTCCAGAATTATACAATGCTTTATTCGCCGCTCAAAATCATCTGAaagacaaccaaaacaaactgcaaatgcatccaacaagtttgtagtcagAAGCTTGATGTGGTCACTGCATGCTAGGAATATTGGACCAAATACTTGAATTTGTACAATTACTTTTAGTACCCTaaaatatgtacaaaaagtgttgTAATTTATTCATGGTTTAACCCTAAAAGCACCAAAAGGAAATTGGAACTGATGGCAAAATGACACTTTCTGTTAAACAGTACCACTTTTTAGTTTATTAACCTTTCGTAACGCAAGTAAATGGTTTAATTGAATTCCCCAAAATAAGCATATCATTTAACACTTTCACACATGTAGTCAAATCTGATGTTTAAAAATAGACGTTTTTGTACGCGTTTCATGTTCTGAACAGTTATTTTGATACATTTCATCCATAGCAACTTGTCATGAACGTGTGTTTGTTATCCATTCAAAGCGTTGTGTTCCTGTGATACTCAGAGGTTGAGAAATTGGCGATTGAGCTAATCGGACATAACGGTACAACCTAAAACAGCCACCGATATATTAGCGATATGGGCACTGGTGCTATCAGGCTTTTAGCTCTAACTTTGGGACGCTATTGGATATTAACTCAGATCCAAATGCATCCGAACGGTGAGACTCAACTTGGTATAGAGACATCGACTGGAATCTAAATATGTATTTacattcagtttttttttaatgctAGTGGGTGCCACGTCCAAATCGCCCATTTCCCAAATCTGGGGTGGCTCAATAACTATATCTTTTCAAGGTACATACATCTACCTATATTCCAAATGTGGTGCTTTATcacaaacttttttttatttttatattgagTCCATATTTTCAGGAACCATGACTATACAAAAGAGAGATTATTTTTAATTACCGTTGTTGTCATGTTCTGTTGCATAATTCAACAGAACCGTCAAAAgtgcttttttgttttttttgttttacacaGATATCATCCTTAAATGGTGTTTTTATGTCGGTAACTAGTTGCTTGACAAACAAATGTCAAAAGGATCAAAAATGAGCATTCaaataatctctctctcacacacacacacacacacacacacacacacacacacacacacacacacacacacacacacacacacacacacacacacacacacacacacacacacacacacacacacacacacacacacacacacacacagagagacccaCCTGTGTACCTTCCCTCCATAGAAAGGCTTGGTGTGGAATGTGACTGTGGCCGAGTAGCCGCTCTTGGCACAGTTGATGGTGACTTTGCCACCCAGCTCCACCCATGGCACGGTGAGGATGGAGCGGGCGTAGGCACAGGGCAGCGTGAAGACATACTCCTCGTCATGCTCCAGGAGGCACAAGGTCCCTGGGGAGCAGAGAGGGAAAGATCAAAGGTCAGGTCAGCATCTTACTGGTGCTGGTCTGGTCCCAGGCTGTTCATGGTTGGTTAAGACAATGAGCGACAACTGACAAGGAGTTGATAAGACAGCGCAAACAGATTGTTTATTTATCAAAAGCTCCATTTGGATCTTAACCCAGAAACGTCCCTTGCACCGTGTTGCTCCTCGTCTATAACGTACAATAAGATGTTGGAGTCAATCCAACATCTTCAATCAAACGATTTAGCTTGGTATGTGGCGCTTACTGATTCTCCTTTAAATTGGTTACGTTCCTAATAGCCCGTCACTAATTCAGATGAACCTTTAACAAAAACGTACATGCCGTAGAATACTGCAGAAGCTTTTGCAGAGACCACTAGGGAAATAAATGGCAACATCCTCTGCAAAATACAGTATTTCCATACCATAAATATATACATTCTCAGCCTCATTAACAACATCAATGGTGTGCATCCTTAGCCAGGGTTTTTTCCCCCTGTTACTTAGGAAGAACAGAGGACACCCACTGTGCACGACTCCACATCGCCCCATGCATTGATTTCTCTCCCTTTGTGATATTCACAGTACCATCTTTTGGGATACGTGGACTGGATTCCCCATACGGGAGGACATTAAAGTTAATGCACAACGTCTCTTCACCTACGTCACCATACACAGCCTATTGGGTCATAAGGTCATAGGACATATAGTACAAATGAGCAATCCCACCAGCCCCTGCTCTGTGGGTTGCCCATCTATTGCTTTCATGTCTTACTCATCAAACCAATTAATCTTCCACTGCAAAACACCTATGGGGGTTATCACTTAACCCAAGAGCAAACCATAGGAAAGCATAGAACATGGCATAAGCATCTATTCAATGCTATCGCCATCTACTGTTAGCTATTAGCTTTCGTATAAGCAGCGCAATCTCGCTGAATGAAATCGGTTTGAGTTTGCAACCCTAATTACCACAGAACACCTGATTGAATGAATGTCATGCCCGTGACGTACATGTATTATTTCTACCTACTATAATCGAGTCAGTAGAGAAATCATGTGGAAGTTCATCACATGACTGGCTGGCATATACTCTTTTGGCTATATTACAAGTGGGAAAAATGTATTTCGCAATCGATCCTTCTCCTCGACCCTCTGGTCTTACCCTGTCCACCTCTTCATACTGTGTATgcaatgtactgtatgtccaaTGTCACTGAATTAATACTGTATTTGGTTGAGAGCATAAAGGCACAAAAATCGAGCATTTACAAACCCCACATTGACCCACCGTGCTGTCCATGACAACCCACAGCCACCGCAAATCACAGCAGGACAAGATTGTATCTGATACATGCTTTCTGTACTCTCTTCTCCACCAGATATCATCTTACTCAGCACCAATCAATGCAGCACTAAATATATCGGCCGCTCAAAAAAGCATTATCTTTTCATTAGAGGCGCATTACTCATCAAGATTCCAAACCACACAGGCCTCTAAATGTGAGAGGGTCACCGTTGTGCTTCGAAAGCAATCCCAGAGTGAACGCACAAATCCTCTGGTATGATTCACCAGTTATTAAAAAGGTACGTCAGAGAATATTGTCTGGTCGTGGTCAATCAGTATAACACACAGAACcgtcaaaaggttggacacacctactcattccagggttattcttatttatttttaaattctacattgcagaataatagtgtagacatcaagactatgaaataacacatttggaatcatgtagtaacgattaactaacatattcctctcaattttaAATGTTtcgcttgactcgttatgacgttataactacttacatttgcttccaccgtaatgttttgtcagccatctttgctgaagaaaggcaccagggacgggtggctcgcatcaaattcgtcattggaaccactcgttatgattggtcatataaaaaccttgggacccaaatgcataatgagtgctctaactcccccttgcggtggtctggagcaatgaagccgtgacgctgggtccCTCTATGTCCAACAGTGTAAGCTCGCagcttttaaaggaggaaccactgtatataCAGATTTAGTCAATTCGATTCAAGGGCTTCCTGTATCCCATCAGTGTGACTCATTCAGAAAAGCCTACATTGTGACGTCATGACGACAGATATTGTATTGATTGTCATCAGAGAACTCTCATATCCTTCTGTTGTGCAAGAGGACTATGCACAATGGATAGGTATGAGAGTAAAACTAAAACTGGCCGCTGTAGATGCCATTAGCAACGGTCATCAAATTTGTTAAAAGGTTTTAAAAACAAATCTAACAAATGCAACAGTTGGATAATGGatgaagtgactccaaacttttagAATTTAAAACATCCATCAGATATTGACTGAATTACAGCACATCAAACAGTTTCCTGGCATGGACAAATAACGAACGAAGTTCGGGAATTCAGGTAATCAATTTATTGTAAAATGTCAAAACGTTTTCTTAGAATGCACTCAAATATACATTTTCTAATAGTATCaaggttttaaaaaatatattttgtgcaattaattatcaggtatcacagaaaaccagcaggctccggaccttgtCGGGTaaaagttgaatacccctggcctaggcctacctgcactcacctgcgctgtctagactgcctcattaattactgttgttgtcatgttctgttgcataattcaacaagtgtGTGACAGCAGCCTTcgctttggctccccctcctgtccagctcaggcATTAGCTGATGCCGAACCTACTCctggcaaacgcccttcactcatcaaccccggacttgtctcatcatcattacacacacctggttccaatccccactctatcactgtatatatagTCCCTCTGCCATTTGACTTTGTCGGTCATTGCAAATGTtacttgttttcctgagaggaatctcgcttactatttcctgagtactttataTTTTGCACTTTGGGTTCGCTCTGTGCCtttttgtttatgaagatatattttgagAACAACAGTGCTTGGGTTTCGTCACGTTTTGATCTATGGtgcttaaataaattcagtagttcTATACCTGCGACTgcctcctctctacaccagtgacagTGTGCCAATAGCAGGATACCCtccgattaaaaaaaataaataataataacaggattggctctagattacacctctctatatgtaacggatgtgaaatggctatctagttagcggtggtgcgcgctaatagcctttcaatcggtgacgttacttgctctgagaccttgaagtagtggttccccttgctctgcaagggccgcggcttttgtggagcgatgggtaacgatgcttcgtgggtgactgttgttgatgtgtgcagagggtccctggttcgcgcccgggtcggggcgaggggacggactaaagttaaactgttacatatacATACTTTACACTGTTTGCGAAATCAGAAATAATATCACTATAATCAGAGTGTTCATTTTCAGGAGTTTTAATTTCAGTGCATcgaatttgtaaacatttaaaatgtattaaaattattacttttttcaattccacaacacacatcaaaataaagctgtCTGTCTTCTCTTTGATGTGTTGAGACGATGCGTTAAatgaccctgggcatctttcttttggtgtttttcagagtcagtagaaaggcctcctagttttcataactgtgaccttaattgcctaccatctgtaagctgttagtgtcttaatgactgttccacaggtgcatgttcattaatagTTTAAGTTTCagtgaacaagcatgggaaacagtgtttaaaccctttacaatgaagatctgtgaagttatttggatttttacaaattatcttcgaaagacagggttctgaaaaagggatgtttcttttttagCTGAGTTAATGATTTGAACTCAAACATGTATGTACTTATGGTGTCAgcgtttaacttcttatggttggggggcagtattgagtagcctggatgaataaggtgcccagagtaaactgcctgctactcaggcccagaagctaagatatgcatattattagtagatttggatagaaaacactctgacgtttctaaaactgtttgaatgatgtctgtgagtataataacagaactcatatggcaggcaaaaacctgagaaataatccaaccaggaagtgggaaatctgaggtttgtaggttttcaagtctttgcctatccaatatacagtgtaagaTTTGGTCctaaggtttccactagatgtcaacagtttttagaaccttgtttcaggcttctactgtgaagggggagcgaataagagctgtttgactaagaggtctggcaAAGACttttggctgtgtttttctgtgactaggcactGACCTAACATAACGACGAaagcatggtatgctttcgcgtaaagcctttttgaaatcggacactgtggtgggattaacaacaagtttatctttaagatggtgtataatacttgtatgtttgaggaattttaattatgagatttctgttgtttgaatttcgcgccctgcactttcactggctgttgtcaaatcgatcccgttaacgggatttcagccgtaagaagttaactgAGCCTCAACAAACCCAAAGCACATCAATTCACTCACCTTCCCCTATCATGGACACACCAATGGACATGCCCATGAACTTGCTTCTTGTCCACACATGGGTGTTGACACACATACTCCTCTCTGGGCACTCGCAGTAGAATCCTGAGAcgggcgggtggtgggacacctGCTCAGCCACGAAGCGAACCCGGTAACACTCAGTCCCCGATGGATCGTCCTGTTGTTGGGTGTTGTTGGGGCCCCTGGAGGCTGGTTCCCTGGGGCCCTGAGACCTGAGGGGCCTCACTCTGTCCCGAGGAACCTCCCAGGAACAGTGGAATGTCTCGCCCAGCGCCGGGTTGTAGGGCTTCTTGGCCACAGCTCCTTTGCGTCCCTCATGGAAGGCGGTAAGGTAGTACTCGACGAAGCGTACAATGCGGTCCTCCGCCGTGGCTCCAGCCGTGATGGACAGGAACATGTCCGGGTGGGCCATGAAGTTAGCGTACATCTCCAGCAGGGAGCGCTTCTCCAGGATGAATGTGGGCAGCACCACCTGGTAAACAAGGCGTGAGGCGACCGTTAAACTTGAGGGAGACACTTCACTAGATTGCTGGTAGGGAACAGTAATAAAGAGGAGTACTAGTCGTAATTTAAACTAAAAGCTTTGTTAGTGTCATTCCATAGCTGTTTGATGCTATTGATGATTATATTCAACTGAGCAGGCTAGTGAAATGGACATACCAGTACATAACAAGACATTCCTATTCAGTGAACCAGTAAACATTGCATTGGCCATAGCAGCTCTAACATTCCAAGGGgaatctacagtgccttgcaaaagtattcatcccccttggcatttttcctattttgttgcattacatcctgtaatttaaattgatttttatttggatttcatgtaatggacatacacaaaatagtccaaattggtgaagtgaaatgaaaaaatgactttgattaatttttaaaatgacTTAAAAAATATTAATGAaacatttttaaatatttaaaaaatacgaAAAGTGGTgcttgcataagtattcaccccctttgctatgaagcccctaaataagatctggtgcaacaaattaccttcagaagtcacataattagttcaataaagtccacctgtgtgcaatctaagtgtcacctGATCTATCACATGatcacagtatatatacacctgttctgaaaggccccaaagACAGCAACAAGCAacgggcaccaccaagcaagcagcaccatgaagaccaatgagctctctccaaacaggtcagggacaaagttgtggagaagtacagatcagggtggggttataaaaaaatatacaaaactttgaACAAACCCCCCAGAGCTCCATTAAATCCATTAATAAAAATATTGaaataatatggcaccacaacaaacctgccaagagagggccgcccaccaaaactcacggatcaggcaaggagggcattaatcagaggcaacaaagaggccAAAGatgaccctgaaggagctgcaaagatccacagcggagattggggtatctgtccataggaccactttaagctgtgcACTCCtaagagctgggctttacggaagaatggccagaaaaaaagccattgcttaaattaaagaaagaaataagcaaacatgtttggtgttcgcgaaaaggcatgtgggagactccccaaacataattgagctttttggtcatcaaggaaaatgctgtctggtgcaaacccaacacctcttatcaccccgagaataccatccccacagtgaagcatggtggcggcagcatcatgctgtggggatgtttttcatcggcagggactgggaaactggtcagaattgaaggaatgatggatggtgctaaatacagggaaattcttgagggaaacctgtttcagtcttccagagatttgagactggtacggaggttcaccttccagcaggacaatgaccctaagcatactgctaaagcaactcTTGAgtagtttaaggggaaacatttaaatgtcttggaatggcctagtcaaagcccagacctcaatccaattgagaatctgtggtatgacttaaagattgctgtacaccagcggaacccatccaacttgaaggagctggagcagttttgccttgaagcatgggaaaaaatcccagtggctagatgtgctaagcttatagagacataccccaagagacttgcagctgtaattgctgcaaaaggtggctttacaaactattgactttgggggggtgaatagttatgcacgctcaagttttcattttttttgtcttatttcttgtttgtttcacccccaaaaatattttgcatcttcaaagtggtaggcatgttgtgtaaatcaaatgatgcaaaccacccaaaaatctattttaattcctggttgtaaggcaacaaaataggaaaaatgccaaggggggggggggggggggtgaatactttcgcaagccactataCGAAGACAGCAGAGAGAGTTGGCTGTGTTAAAAATAAATCATGACATTCCTACATAATCTCCTCAGTGAACCAGTAAGTGTTGTGTTTGGCCATACCAGCTCTAACATTCCAAGGAAAAGACATGAAGAGAGCGTCAGCTGTCTTACCCGGGTGAGGTCCATGCCCAGTTTGAGCTGGGAGAGGAGGTGCAGGATGATGCTCCGCTGGTCGTCCAACACGCCCAGGTCCTCCTCGTCATTGTCCTCCATGTCAGTCACCTCCTCACTGGGGCTGACGGCCTCCAACCCTGCTGGGTGCTGCTGAAACAACAGAGACACAGTTAGACTTAGTGatctgacatacagtaccagtcaaaagtttggacatgcctactcattcaagggttgttctttattttgactcttttctacattgtagaataataatgaagtcatcaaaacaatgaaataacacatatggaatcatgtaggaaccaaaaaagtgttacgcaaatcaaaatgtattttatatttgagattcttcaatgtagccaccctttgccttgacgacagctttgcacactcttggcattctcacaatCAACTTCATGAGGGagtcacctgcaatgcatttcaattaacaggggtgcattgttaaaagtaaaattgtggaatttctttccttcttaatgcgttaaTTATTAATGCACttaattatggtcaatttagactgaTAATAGTATCTAGTCATgataaggggtgaaataagtatagccagttacaattgtaatggtttagcagattataaaaaaagaagaCCAGTCTTTACGTGGCtcaaagaaaaggaatataacatatactgtttacaggaaactcactctacatccttagatgaagttgtgtggtaaaaggaatggggtggtgaaatcaTTTCCTGTCATGGACAAAAGAACCCTTTAAATACCAGGCAGGGAACACAACCAATTGAACCGTTCCATACATTCTTGTTCCATTTATCACTGACATATTCCGACCACATTCACACCTCTTTGCATTTCCTTCCCCCAGAATGATGGTTCAGCAACacgcaggggggggggggggggggggtcaaggtaTACCTCAGAGAATTTCCCCTGAGAGTGCACTGCCTGATTCCTTGCAACAGCTTCGGGCCTCCAGCACGGACTCACAATGCCTTCGCGAGGCTTTTGATATGGTTGATATGGTGCAGTGAACGTGGACAGGGTTGTGTCCTCCATTTGTGTTCCGGCATTCAGCTGGAAGCAGATCCAATATAGGTTCAAGAAGAGCCCTAGTGCCTTTGATATCTCAAAGGCACGAAGCCTAATATATAATGTAAGAAAGTGCTCCAGTGCCAACCAACTGTcgtcttcttctcctcctcttccttccttctttccttctccctcctttttcactcccccTGTCTTTTTATTTGTTTTTCTAACAATGTACAGTATGCGTATCTGACATGTGACAGTCTGCAATGAAAAGAAAATGTCACAAAAAATGCCACCGAATGTGGGACAGAATACAGTTCTCTGTAAATCACAGCCTGTAATGCATTATACAAACAGAATGAACCATTAGTTGGTAAATGCATACGTGACTAACTCGGATATCGGGAGCTTATTCTACTTGTGTTAAGAATAGAGAACAGAGGTACTCCTAGAGCGACATAATGGAGTGAGAAGAGAAAAAACAGAGGGAACAAAGAGAAAAATCACCAGGAGGAATCTGCCTTTCTGTCACCTGAATATTTCATTCCATGTATTTCATGTATATTTCATTCCAATCCAAGCTTGTGCGCGCTCACGCACGCACAGTCCCAGGAGCTAGCATGCCCCAGAAGCAGAGGGATATAAATAGCTAGAAATAGAAAAAGAAGGAGGTAGGAGGTCTGTTGTGACTCCAACACACTAACTCATTAAAACGGCTCTTAATAATGAGCGGAAATTCCTTGAGAGGCCAACTCAGTTCTACCTCTATCCATTGAGTTATGCGAGCAGGTCTCTACTCTCCTCAA
This region of Salvelinus namaycush isolate Seneca chromosome 32, SaNama_1.0, whole genome shotgun sequence genomic DNA includes:
- the LOC120026758 gene encoding oxysterol-binding protein-related protein 10-like yields the protein MKANQTGYFVLDPELGQLQYFVHEHGKSQKPRGSLPLIGASVVQSDEAPHMFIVNSFNGELYKLRASDAKEQRFWMNQLQACARRHSDSSAKVSGLEAVSPSEEVTDMEDNDEEDLGVLDDQRSIILHLLSQLKLGMDLTRVVLPTFILEKRSLLEMYANFMAHPDMFLSITAGATAEDRIVRFVEYYLTAFHEGRKGAVAKKPYNPALGETFHCSWEVPRDRVRPLRSQGPREPASRGPNNTQQQDDPSGTECYRVRFVAEQVSHHPPVSGFYCECPERSMCVNTHVWTRSKFMGMSIGVSMIGEGTLCLLEHDEEYVFTLPCAYARSILTVPWVELGGKVTINCAKSGYSATVTFHTKPFYGGKVHRVTAEVKHNPTNTIVCKAQGEWNGTLEFTYSSGETKVIDTTKLPIIKKKLRPVEKQGRNESRRLWQHVTKSLKEGNIDEATEHKHRLEERQRGEERQRAADNSPWTPKYFSRKGEGWIYHKSLWKSHGHKNQTALMDTNRVPLSP